From the genome of Mycetocola spongiae, one region includes:
- a CDS encoding MFS transporter, with protein sequence MSGSSAGIWRQPKSVWAVAFACVIAFMGIGLVDPILPVIAADLDATPTQTEMLFTSYLLITGLAMFFTSWISSRIGAKRTLLVGLVIIVIFALAAALAGGVNEIIGFRAGWGLGNALFISTALATIVGAASGGTGSAIILYEAALGVGIAIGPLVGGLLGSLSWRGPFFGTAALMAVGFIAIVVLLDRPTEKPQPVKLSAPFRALGQPALALLAVAALFYNIAFFVMLAYSPFPLGLTTLGLGFTFFGWGLALALTSVLGAPLLTAHLRRTRVLWLVLALLAADLIAAGLLVDNTAGLIVTIIIGGLILGIANTVLTECVMEATDLPRAVASSSYSAIRFLGGAAAPPAAAEIALLLSPGAPYFVAAGSALVALLIVVLGRRALDRVDIAHEDTLEVAEAIGLGES encoded by the coding sequence ATGAGCGGGTCCAGCGCCGGAATCTGGCGCCAGCCCAAATCGGTCTGGGCCGTGGCCTTCGCCTGTGTCATCGCGTTTATGGGGATCGGCCTCGTGGACCCCATCCTGCCGGTCATCGCCGCCGACCTCGACGCCACCCCCACCCAGACCGAGATGCTCTTCACCAGCTATCTGCTGATCACCGGCCTGGCCATGTTTTTCACCAGCTGGATCTCCAGCCGGATCGGCGCCAAGCGCACGCTGCTCGTGGGCCTGGTCATCATCGTGATTTTTGCCCTCGCGGCGGCCCTCGCGGGCGGCGTGAACGAGATCATCGGCTTCCGCGCCGGCTGGGGCCTGGGCAACGCCCTGTTTATCTCCACGGCCCTCGCCACAATCGTGGGCGCGGCCTCGGGCGGAACCGGCTCGGCCATCATCCTCTATGAGGCGGCCCTCGGCGTGGGCATCGCGATCGGCCCGCTGGTGGGTGGCCTGCTCGGCTCCCTCAGCTGGCGCGGACCGTTTTTTGGCACCGCCGCGCTGATGGCCGTGGGCTTCATCGCGATCGTAGTTTTGCTGGATCGCCCCACCGAAAAGCCACAACCCGTGAAGCTCTCCGCGCCGTTCCGGGCGCTTGGGCAGCCCGCCCTGGCCCTGCTGGCCGTGGCCGCACTGTTTTATAACATCGCGTTTTTTGTGATGCTCGCCTATAGCCCGTTCCCGCTCGGGCTGACCACGCTTGGGCTCGGCTTTACCTTCTTTGGCTGGGGTCTCGCCCTTGCTCTTACGAGCGTGCTTGGTGCGCCGCTGCTGACCGCACACCTGCGCCGCACCCGCGTGCTCTGGCTGGTGCTCGCGCTGCTCGCCGCGGATCTGATCGCGGCCGGCCTGCTCGTAGATAATACCGCCGGGCTGATCGTGACGATCATCATCGGCGGCCTGATCCTGGGCATCGCCAATACCGTGCTCACGGAGTGTGTCATGGAGGCCACCGATCTGCCGCGTGCCGTGGCCTCCTCCTCGTATTCCGCGATCCGATTCCTCGGCGGCGCGGCGGCCCCGCCCGCGGCCGCCGAGATCGCGCTGCTGCTCAGCCCCGGTGCGCCGTATTTTGTGGCCGCGGGCTCGGCCCTCGTGGCGCTGCTGATCGTGGTGCTGGGCCGGCGCGCCCTGGACCGCGTGGATATCGCCCATGAGGACACCCTCGAGGTGGCCGAGGCGATTGGGCTCGGCGAGTCCTAG
- a CDS encoding MarR family winged helix-turn-helix transcriptional regulator, whose translation MSDPESTTAQRGIHDILGDLVFSAHRLTRLAAHATQNQESPAVWRTLGTLAHSGPMRVGELARHGRVSQPTMSKIITRLDSEEWIRRIADSGDARAQLLDLTPAGLAALENWRQQLLDQLLPRFSDLDPAELDALDRAAAVLTDRVGPGRGDLA comes from the coding sequence ATGTCTGATCCTGAATCCACCACCGCTCAGCGTGGTATTCACGACATCCTGGGCGACCTGGTGTTCTCCGCACACCGCCTCACCCGTCTTGCCGCGCATGCCACCCAAAACCAGGAGTCGCCCGCCGTCTGGCGCACGCTCGGAACCCTCGCCCATAGCGGCCCGATGCGCGTGGGCGAACTCGCCCGGCACGGCCGCGTGAGCCAGCCCACGATGAGCAAGATCATCACCCGGCTGGATTCCGAGGAGTGGATCCGCCGCATCGCCGATAGCGGTGATGCCCGCGCCCAGCTCCTGGACCTCACCCCCGCCGGGCTCGCCGCGCTGGAAAACTGGCGGCAACAGCTGCTGGACCAGCTCCTGCCGCGCTTTAGCGATCTTGACCCCGCCGAACTCGACGCCCTCGATCGCGCCGCCGCAGTCCTGACCGACCGGGTGGGCCCCGGGCGCGGGGACCTCGCATGA
- a CDS encoding alpha/beta fold hydrolase, translating into MFRQARLGTKTELVEGGRVEYLLTNGAQAGPLIVCENGLGSPLESWDWFTGSDHLKDHKILAYNRAGYGASRSNQSGPQFLANLLAKIGNHDPLVFVTHSLGVFHYLRALPYCGSLLPPVLGAVIVDGTDATQFQDQNTSIEPFDKVRQALTIQCFSALIGTALHSPALAREVSYRGVIQRSFIDYSVSPRTAFNARAEFSHAMKFPPRLPSTTIPTKIISAEHGATNSAEHLAEQIALSRSLHANKPISIRGATHRSILGDRVHANAVAKEVSEFVVSIRN; encoded by the coding sequence ATGTTTCGTCAGGCAAGGTTAGGTACAAAAACCGAGTTGGTCGAGGGCGGCCGAGTTGAATATCTACTCACAAACGGCGCTCAAGCAGGACCTTTGATCGTCTGTGAAAATGGTCTCGGTAGCCCGTTGGAGTCCTGGGACTGGTTCACAGGGTCTGATCACCTAAAAGACCACAAAATACTGGCCTACAACCGCGCAGGATATGGCGCATCACGCTCTAACCAGTCTGGACCCCAGTTCTTAGCAAACCTACTTGCAAAGATAGGAAACCACGATCCTCTCGTATTTGTGACCCACTCCCTCGGAGTATTTCACTACTTACGCGCGTTGCCGTACTGCGGGTCGTTATTGCCTCCGGTTCTTGGCGCAGTGATCGTAGATGGGACAGACGCCACGCAGTTTCAGGATCAGAACACCAGTATCGAGCCGTTTGATAAGGTGCGACAAGCTCTAACTATTCAGTGCTTTTCGGCATTGATAGGAACCGCGTTGCACAGCCCAGCCCTGGCGCGAGAGGTTTCCTATCGTGGTGTCATCCAACGCTCCTTCATTGACTATTCGGTTTCGCCGAGAACGGCGTTTAACGCGAGGGCAGAGTTTTCTCACGCAATGAAATTTCCTCCGAGGTTACCGAGCACAACCATTCCCACAAAAATTATTTCGGCGGAGCACGGAGCTACAAACAGCGCTGAGCATCTAGCCGAGCAAATTGCACTTAGCCGATCGCTTCACGCCAATAAGCCCATTAGTATTCGGGGGGCAACTCACCGCTCAATTCTGGGAGATCGAGTGCATGCGAATGCCGTGGCTAAGGAGGTGAGCGAGTTCGTTGTCTCCATTCGCAATTAA
- the rplL gene encoding 50S ribosomal protein L7/L12, protein MAKLSTEELLNAFKELTLIELSEFVKAFEETFEVTAAAPVAVAGAAGPAAAAEEVEEKSDFDVILEAAGDKKIQVIKVVRELTSLGLGEAKAVVDGAPKAVLEGASKEAAEKAKASLEEAGATVTLK, encoded by the coding sequence ATGGCTAAGCTGTCAACTGAAGAACTGCTGAACGCTTTCAAGGAGCTCACCCTCATCGAGCTCTCCGAGTTCGTTAAGGCATTCGAGGAGACCTTCGAGGTCACCGCCGCCGCTCCCGTAGCCGTTGCCGGTGCCGCAGGCCCCGCCGCCGCTGCCGAAGAGGTTGAGGAGAAGTCGGACTTCGACGTTATCCTCGAGGCTGCTGGCGACAAGAAGATCCAGGTCATCAAGGTCGTCCGCGAGCTCACCTCGCTGGGTCTCGGCGAGGCCAAGGCCGTTGTCGATGGCGCCCCCAAGGCCGTCCTCGAGGGCGCTTCCAAGGAAGCTGCCGAGAAGGCCAAGGCTTCCCTGGAGGAGGCCGGCGCTACCGTTACCCTCAAGTAA
- the rplJ gene encoding 50S ribosomal protein L10 — translation MANKEAAVAELTEKFQSSTAVLLTEYRGLTVAQLKSLRVSISEDATYAVVKNTLTKIAANAAGISSFDEELNGPSAIAFVHGDPVSVAKTMRDFAKANPQLVIKGGYFDGNPLTAAEVGKLANLESREVLLGKLAGAFKASLFGAAYLFNAPLSKAVRTVEALREKQESAN, via the coding sequence ATGGCGAACAAGGAAGCCGCGGTTGCCGAGCTCACGGAGAAATTCCAGAGCTCGACTGCCGTTCTGCTGACCGAGTACCGCGGCCTCACTGTTGCGCAGCTTAAGTCGCTGCGTGTTTCGATCAGTGAAGACGCAACCTACGCCGTGGTGAAGAACACGCTGACCAAGATTGCGGCCAACGCCGCCGGTATCTCTTCGTTTGACGAAGAGCTCAACGGCCCGTCCGCCATCGCCTTTGTTCACGGAGACCCCGTTTCCGTGGCCAAGACCATGCGTGACTTCGCCAAGGCAAACCCTCAGCTTGTGATCAAGGGCGGTTACTTCGACGGTAACCCCCTGACCGCAGCAGAGGTGGGCAAGCTCGCCAACCTCGAGTCCCGCGAAGTTCTGCTCGGCAAGCTTGCCGGCGCCTTCAAGGCCTCGCTGTTCGGAGCCGCTTACCTGTTCAACGCACCGCTCTCGAAGGCCGTTCGCACGGTCGAGGCGCTGCGTGAGAAGCAGGAGTCCGCAAACTAG
- a CDS encoding isocitrate lyase/PEP mutase family protein — protein sequence MTPADTPSASQLSRAALLHTLHDEGRILILPNAWDAVSARVVEESGAAAIATTSAGVAWSLGARDGGGISSERALDVARSIVAAVDLPVSVDIEAGYADLAVTVAGVIRAGGVGINLEDARDGALLPLAEGVANIALARATAEEAGLPLFINARIDTFFKAHPTPLAEAITRAHAYLAAGASGIFVPGVTDPETIAALVREIPAPVNIMAEPGSPSVPELAALGVRRVSAGSSIAQAAYALVQDAATEMLTAGTYDTVAGMLDYARLNAVR from the coding sequence ATGACCCCCGCAGATACCCCCTCCGCCTCCCAGCTCTCCCGCGCCGCGCTCCTGCACACCCTGCACGACGAGGGCCGCATCCTCATCCTCCCCAATGCCTGGGATGCCGTCTCCGCCCGCGTGGTCGAGGAATCCGGCGCCGCGGCAATAGCCACCACCAGCGCGGGCGTGGCCTGGAGCCTCGGCGCGCGCGATGGCGGCGGCATTTCGAGCGAACGTGCACTGGATGTTGCGCGCTCCATCGTGGCGGCCGTGGACCTCCCGGTCAGCGTGGACATCGAGGCCGGCTATGCCGATCTCGCCGTCACGGTCGCCGGGGTGATCCGCGCGGGCGGCGTGGGCATCAACCTCGAGGACGCCCGCGACGGCGCGCTGCTCCCGCTCGCGGAGGGCGTCGCCAATATCGCCCTCGCCCGCGCCACCGCCGAGGAGGCCGGGCTGCCGCTGTTTATTAACGCGCGCATCGATACCTTCTTTAAGGCCCACCCCACCCCGCTGGCCGAGGCCATCACCCGCGCCCACGCCTATCTGGCGGCCGGGGCCAGCGGCATCTTTGTGCCCGGCGTCACCGATCCCGAGACCATCGCGGCACTCGTTCGGGAAATCCCCGCGCCCGTGAACATCATGGCCGAGCCCGGCTCCCCCAGCGTGCCCGAGCTCGCCGCGCTGGGCGTGCGCCGGGTCAGCGCCGGGTCGAGCATCGCCCAGGCCGCATATGCCCTGGTGCAGGATGCCGCCACCGAAATGCTCACCGCGGGCACCTATGACACCGTCGCGGGCATGCTCGACTACGCCCGCCTCAACGCGGTGCGCTAG
- a CDS encoding pyridoxal phosphate-dependent aminotransferase: MTTTPRLSTKISAIAESATLKVDGKAKALQAQGRPVISYAAGEPDFATPAHIVEAAAAAVADPRNHRYTPAAGLPELREAIAAKTLRDSGIAVEPSQVIVTNGGKQSVYEAFQVLLNEGDEVIIPTPYWTTYPEVVALAGGVSVDVFADAAAGYKVTIAQLEAARTERTKVLLFVSPSNPTGAVYSPEETRAIGEWALEHGIWVISDEIYQNLTYDGVRAVSILEAVPALANQTLLVNGVAKTYAMTGWRVGWTVGPADAIKAITNLQSHLSGNVNNIAQRAAIAALTGPQDDVEAMRVAFDRRRKTIVAELNKISGVSVPTPEGAFYVYADVTGLLGRTWDGVTPTTSLELADLMLDKAEVAAVPGEAFGPSGYLRFSYALGDDALLEGVQRLQKLFAS, translated from the coding sequence GTGACTACTACACCGAGACTCTCCACCAAAATTTCCGCCATCGCCGAATCGGCCACGCTGAAGGTCGATGGTAAAGCAAAGGCGCTTCAGGCACAGGGCCGCCCGGTCATTAGCTACGCCGCGGGCGAGCCCGATTTTGCCACGCCCGCGCATATCGTTGAGGCCGCCGCGGCCGCCGTGGCCGATCCGCGCAACCACCGCTATACGCCCGCCGCGGGCCTGCCCGAGCTGCGCGAGGCCATCGCCGCGAAGACCCTGCGTGATTCCGGCATCGCCGTGGAGCCGAGCCAGGTCATCGTGACCAACGGCGGAAAGCAGTCGGTCTATGAGGCCTTCCAGGTGCTGCTGAACGAGGGCGATGAGGTCATCATCCCCACCCCGTATTGGACCACCTACCCCGAGGTGGTGGCCCTCGCCGGCGGCGTCTCGGTGGATGTCTTTGCCGATGCCGCCGCGGGCTATAAGGTCACCATCGCCCAGCTGGAGGCCGCGCGCACCGAGCGCACCAAGGTGCTGCTTTTTGTCTCCCCCTCCAACCCCACCGGCGCCGTCTACTCCCCCGAGGAGACCCGCGCGATTGGCGAATGGGCGCTCGAGCACGGCATCTGGGTCATCTCGGACGAGATCTACCAGAACCTCACCTATGACGGCGTGCGCGCCGTGTCGATCCTCGAGGCCGTCCCGGCCCTGGCCAATCAGACCCTCCTGGTCAACGGCGTGGCCAAAACCTATGCCATGACCGGATGGCGCGTGGGCTGGACCGTGGGCCCGGCCGATGCGATCAAGGCCATCACCAACCTGCAGTCGCACCTGTCAGGCAACGTAAATAACATCGCGCAGCGCGCCGCGATTGCCGCCCTCACCGGCCCGCAGGACGACGTGGAGGCCATGCGGGTGGCCTTCGACCGCCGCCGCAAGACCATCGTGGCCGAGCTGAATAAGATCAGCGGCGTCTCCGTCCCCACCCCCGAGGGTGCGTTTTATGTTTATGCCGATGTCACCGGCCTGCTCGGTCGCACCTGGGACGGCGTCACCCCCACCACCTCGCTGGAGCTCGCCGACCTGATGCTGGATAAGGCCGAGGTCGCGGCGGTTCCCGGCGAGGCCTTTGGCCCCTCCGGCTATCTGCGCTTCAGCTATGCGCTCGGCGATGACGCGCTGCTGGAGGGCGTGCAGCGCCTGCAGAAGCTCTTCGCGAGCTAA
- a CDS encoding aminoacyl-tRNA deacylase: MNPDSTSPSSLSREAIAGLPEGTRRVLDAAARLGLDAEVRERAAAGSLAEAAALMGIPTGSLVKTLVVRRHDGSYLLALIPGGRKISWAKLRTAVGVNRLSLPSAELALEATGFERGTITPLGSHTDWPIFADAGLGALAPGARIGLGAGAHGYGLMVEAAPLLAATGAILADISDPEESA; the protein is encoded by the coding sequence ATGAATCCGGATAGCACCTCCCCCTCTTCTCTTTCCCGGGAGGCCATAGCCGGCCTGCCCGAGGGCACGCGGCGCGTGCTGGATGCCGCCGCCCGGCTGGGGCTGGACGCGGAGGTGCGCGAACGCGCGGCCGCCGGAAGCCTGGCCGAGGCCGCCGCCCTGATGGGCATCCCCACGGGCTCGCTCGTGAAGACCCTCGTGGTGCGTCGCCACGACGGCAGCTATCTGCTTGCGCTGATCCCCGGGGGCCGCAAAATCTCCTGGGCCAAGCTGCGCACGGCGGTGGGCGTGAATCGCCTCTCGCTGCCCAGCGCCGAGCTTGCGCTGGAGGCCACCGGTTTTGAGCGCGGCACAATCACCCCGCTGGGTTCCCATACCGACTGGCCGATCTTTGCGGATGCGGGCCTGGGCGCGCTCGCGCCGGGCGCGCGCATCGGGCTCGGCGCGGGTGCACACGGCTATGGCCTGATGGTTGAGGCCGCGCCCCTCCTGGCCGCCACGGGCGCGATCCTCGCCGATATCAGCGATCCCGAGGAGAGCGCATGA
- a CDS encoding ABC transporter ATP-binding protein gives MTSVSPTLSTTTRGVAVSFRNIIKNYGAVRALDELSLEIEPGEFVALLGPSGCGKTTALRSLAGLEDIGSGQLLIDGEDITAVPVNRRDLGMVFQSYSLFPNLDVRRNVEFGLQTRGVSAAERTRRALDMLALVGLAGFENRYADELSGGQQQRVALARALVTNPRVLLLDEPLSALDAKVRQQLREEIRRIQLTLGITTVFVTHDQEEALAMADRIAVMNAGVIEQIGTPEELYQRPATPFVAAFVGQSNVLTGEVSEGRIGLLGTRLELLNPELPAGTHEALIRPEDLTLHSEDDLAGVAGEVTATSFLGSWRRTTVRLTGGTDVRIQHPVTRRYAVGEPVRVSVAAVAVTARPVS, from the coding sequence ATGACCTCAGTCTCACCCACTCTCTCCACCACGACCCGCGGGGTGGCGGTGTCCTTCCGCAATATCATCAAAAACTATGGCGCCGTGCGGGCCCTGGACGAGCTCTCGCTGGAGATCGAACCGGGCGAGTTTGTGGCCCTGCTGGGTCCCTCGGGCTGCGGGAAAACCACCGCGCTGCGCAGCCTGGCCGGGCTCGAGGATATCGGCTCGGGACAGCTGCTGATCGACGGCGAGGACATCACGGCCGTCCCGGTGAACCGCCGCGATCTGGGCATGGTTTTCCAGTCCTATTCGCTCTTCCCCAACCTGGATGTGCGCCGCAACGTGGAGTTTGGGCTGCAGACCCGCGGGGTATCCGCGGCCGAGCGCACGCGCCGCGCGCTGGACATGCTGGCGCTGGTGGGGCTTGCCGGTTTTGAGAATCGCTATGCCGATGAGCTCTCGGGCGGTCAGCAGCAGCGCGTGGCCCTGGCCCGCGCCCTGGTCACCAATCCCCGCGTGCTCCTGCTGGACGAGCCGCTCTCGGCGCTGGATGCCAAGGTGCGGCAGCAGCTGCGCGAGGAGATCCGGCGCATCCAGCTCACGCTCGGAATCACCACGGTATTTGTGACCCATGATCAGGAGGAGGCGCTTGCGATGGCTGATCGGATCGCGGTCATGAACGCGGGTGTGATCGAGCAGATCGGGACTCCCGAGGAGCTCTATCAGCGCCCGGCCACCCCGTTTGTGGCGGCGTTTGTGGGGCAGAGCAACGTGCTCACGGGCGAGGTCTCCGAGGGCCGGATCGGCCTGCTGGGCACGCGCCTGGAGCTGCTCAACCCGGAGCTGCCCGCGGGCACCCATGAGGCGCTGATCCGCCCCGAGGATCTGACCCTGCACTCCGAGGATGACCTGGCCGGTGTGGCCGGGGAGGTCACCGCAACCAGCTTCCTGGGCTCCTGGCGGCGCACCACCGTGCGGCTCACGGGCGGCACCGATGTGCGCATTCAGCACCCGGTCACCCGGCGCTATGCGGTGGGCGAGCCCGTGCGCGTGAGCGTGGCCGCGGTCGCGGTCACCGCGCGCCCCGTGTCCTAA
- a CDS encoding ABC transporter permease: protein MSAPSLAPRRGVSIAILAVVGTLFALPLLAMLEFSLRTENGHGFVHWTGLFDPENAFRYRPLFTGITESLILCIVAVIVVLALLLPTMLLVRLRFPRLRRVLELICLIPIAVPAIALVVGLAPVYGVVVRVLGSGGWTLGLVYGVLVLPFASRALESAMQAVDLRTLVEAARSLGAGWLRVFGQILLPNLRRGILAAAFISIAVVLGEYTVASLLNRENLQVAIVSISRTDPYVAVIFSLLALVFVACLLLAIGRIAAPRRRARSKGTR from the coding sequence ATGAGCGCGCCGAGCCTGGCCCCGCGCCGCGGCGTCTCGATCGCGATCCTCGCGGTGGTGGGCACGCTCTTTGCCCTGCCGCTCCTGGCGATGCTGGAGTTCAGCCTGCGCACCGAAAACGGGCACGGCTTTGTGCACTGGACGGGACTGTTTGATCCCGAAAATGCGTTCCGCTATCGCCCGCTGTTCACGGGCATCACCGAATCGCTTATCCTGTGCATCGTCGCGGTGATCGTGGTGCTTGCGCTGCTGCTGCCCACGATGCTGCTGGTGCGGTTGCGGTTCCCGAGGCTGCGCCGCGTGCTGGAACTGATCTGCCTGATCCCGATCGCCGTGCCCGCGATCGCCCTGGTGGTGGGCCTCGCGCCCGTCTATGGCGTCGTGGTGCGGGTGCTCGGCTCGGGCGGCTGGACCCTCGGCCTGGTCTACGGTGTGCTTGTGCTGCCGTTTGCCTCGCGCGCGCTGGAATCGGCGATGCAGGCGGTGGATCTGCGCACCCTCGTGGAGGCCGCGCGTTCGCTGGGTGCCGGCTGGCTGCGGGTATTTGGCCAGATCCTGCTTCCCAATCTGCGCCGCGGAATCCTGGCGGCCGCGTTTATCTCGATCGCCGTGGTGCTGGGCGAATATACGGTGGCCTCGCTGCTGAACCGCGAAAACCTTCAGGTCGCGATCGTCTCTATCTCCCGCACGGACCCCTATGTGGCCGTGATCTTCTCGCTGCTGGCGCTGGTTTTTGTGGCCTGCCTGCTGCTTGCCATTGGCCGCATTGCGGCCCCGCGCCGCCGCGCACGCTCGAAAGGTACCCGATGA
- a CDS encoding ABC transporter permease, translating to MRTSASVPAGPAVPAAESSRGVAAATPGSAAPVPRRRRGAGPILGLAPFALYILLFLVVPTVIAVFSGFFTSTGAFTLDNLAALGDPVVLETFGSSFWVSLVTAAGGALIGALACLALASFPAESRLRTFVDAVSGVLAQFGGVMLAFAFIATIGTQGLITVALRDVFGLDIFAGGMWLYQVPGLILPYLYFQVPLMILTFMPALSGLKASWVEANATLGGTSLNFWRRVGIPVLAPAFAGGFLLLFANAFSAYATAAALISQGAQIVPLQIRAALISDTVLGRENLAGALAFGMIIVMIVLMIAYSALQARTQRWQR from the coding sequence GTGCGGACCTCGGCGTCCGTGCCCGCCGGGCCCGCGGTTCCCGCCGCGGAATCCTCCCGGGGAGTGGCCGCGGCCACCCCCGGGTCCGCGGCCCCCGTCCCCCGTCGCCGCCGCGGCGCGGGCCCGATCCTGGGTCTCGCCCCGTTTGCTCTTTATATTTTGCTCTTCCTCGTGGTCCCCACCGTGATCGCCGTATTCTCCGGCTTCTTCACCTCCACGGGGGCCTTCACCCTGGATAACCTCGCCGCGCTTGGCGATCCGGTTGTCCTGGAAACCTTCGGCAGCTCCTTCTGGGTCTCGCTGGTCACCGCCGCGGGCGGAGCGCTGATCGGCGCCCTCGCGTGCCTCGCCCTCGCCTCGTTCCCCGCCGAGTCCCGGCTGCGCACGTTTGTGGATGCCGTCTCGGGGGTGCTGGCGCAATTTGGTGGCGTGATGCTTGCCTTTGCGTTTATCGCCACGATCGGTACCCAGGGCCTGATCACCGTCGCGCTGCGCGATGTGTTTGGCCTTGATATTTTCGCGGGCGGCATGTGGCTCTATCAGGTGCCCGGCCTCATCCTGCCGTATCTCTATTTCCAGGTGCCCCTGATGATCCTCACGTTTATGCCCGCCCTCTCCGGCCTAAAGGCCTCCTGGGTCGAGGCGAATGCCACGCTGGGTGGTACCTCCCTGAACTTCTGGCGGCGCGTGGGTATCCCCGTGCTCGCGCCCGCCTTTGCCGGTGGCTTCCTGCTGCTCTTTGCCAATGCGTTCTCGGCCTATGCCACCGCGGCGGCCCTGATCAGCCAGGGTGCCCAGATCGTGCCGCTGCAGATTCGCGCGGCGCTGATCAGCGATACCGTGCTCGGCCGGGAAAACCTTGCGGGCGCACTCGCCTTCGGAATGATCATCGTGATGATCGTGCTGATGATCGCCTATTCCGCGCTGCAGGCCCGCACCCAGCGGTGGCAGCGATGA
- a CDS encoding ABC transporter substrate-binding protein translates to MKVQRAWLVAVSAAAVVALGLTGCSASADTTDGTSAASATSAKDLGGLDKLVEAAQKEGTLNVIALPEDWSNYGKIIKAFEEKYKITVKSANPDASSAEEIKAAKDLKGQDTAPDVFDLGAAVTLANVDQFAPYQVENWADIPDANKEKTGLWVNDYTGVMSIGYDSKVVPEPTKLEDLLGADYKGKVAINGDPTQAGAAFAAVGFAALHNGGTLDDFGAGIDFFAEVNKAGNFLPVDPTPATIASGETPVVFDWNYNNLAQTKAVPSWKTVILDGAAYGTYYSQAINKDAPHPAAARLWQEFIYGETAQNLYLEAGAIPATLAAMDEAGTVNKAALTAADVDPTALVQPNAKQTEGAGKLLGEKWAAAVK, encoded by the coding sequence ATGAAGGTTCAGCGCGCATGGCTTGTTGCCGTTTCGGCGGCGGCGGTTGTAGCTCTCGGACTCACCGGTTGCTCGGCCTCGGCCGACACCACTGACGGCACCTCGGCGGCCTCGGCCACCTCGGCCAAGGACCTCGGAGGGCTGGATAAGCTCGTCGAGGCGGCCCAGAAGGAGGGCACGCTGAACGTTATCGCGCTGCCCGAGGACTGGTCCAACTACGGCAAGATCATCAAGGCCTTTGAAGAGAAGTATAAGATCACCGTAAAGTCGGCCAACCCCGATGCGTCCAGCGCCGAGGAGATCAAGGCCGCGAAGGACCTCAAGGGCCAGGACACCGCCCCCGATGTTTTTGACCTCGGAGCAGCCGTAACCCTCGCCAATGTTGACCAGTTTGCGCCCTATCAGGTCGAGAACTGGGCCGATATCCCCGATGCCAATAAGGAAAAGACCGGCCTCTGGGTCAACGACTATACCGGTGTGATGTCGATCGGTTATGACTCCAAGGTTGTGCCCGAGCCCACGAAGCTTGAGGACCTCCTGGGTGCCGACTATAAGGGCAAGGTTGCCATCAACGGCGACCCGACCCAGGCCGGTGCCGCGTTTGCAGCGGTGGGCTTTGCCGCGCTGCACAACGGCGGAACCCTCGATGACTTCGGTGCCGGAATCGACTTCTTCGCCGAGGTAAATAAGGCCGGAAACTTCCTGCCCGTGGACCCCACCCCCGCCACGATCGCCTCGGGTGAGACCCCCGTGGTTTTCGACTGGAACTATAACAACCTCGCCCAGACCAAGGCCGTTCCGTCCTGGAAGACCGTGATCCTCGACGGTGCCGCTTATGGCACCTATTACAGCCAGGCCATCAATAAGGACGCCCCGCACCCCGCGGCCGCCCGCCTCTGGCAGGAATTCATCTACGGCGAGACCGCGCAGAACCTCTACCTCGAGGCCGGCGCAATCCCCGCAACCCTCGCCGCGATGGACGAGGCCGGAACCGTGAATAAGGCTGCACTGACCGCCGCCGATGTTGACCCCACCGCGCTTGTGCAGCCCAACGCCAAGCAGACCGAGGGTGCCGGAAAGCTCCTCGGCGAAAAGTGGGCGGCAGCGGTCAAGTAG